Proteins from a genomic interval of Tautonia rosea:
- a CDS encoding DEAD/DEAH box helicase, translated as MPLEIPTRDELYVRYVDQLPYEPYPVQDAALEAWFESEQGVLVCAPTGTGKTLIAEAALFEALHTGKQAYYTTPLIALTEQKFQEMQDRAVEWGFRREDVGMVTGSRKVNPEAPVLVVVAEILLNRLLNRFDFSDVTACVMDEFHNFAEIQRGIVWELSLGMLPSHVRLLLLSATVGNSAEFVNWLARQHNRSIAVVEGKERRVPLTYEWVPDLFLNEQLVVMAAGDEQGRRTPALVFCFDREECWSVAENVMGKDLNISDTQKKELHDRINALDLSQGAGPKLKRLLHRGVGVHHAGLLPKYRLAVEDLFQRKLLPVVVCTETLAAGINLPARSVVLSSLVKGPFGAKKLIGSSIAHQIFGRAGRPQFDDRGYVYALAHPDDVDIERWRVKYDAIPEDTRDPGLLKAKKALKKKKPRRRETEQYWVEGHFNQLQAAPPGKLSSKGPLPWRLLAYLLEVSPEVEGIRAAVRKRLMDDPRIAAGEKALDRMLLALHDGGFVTLSPEPPPPPEPGQPPAPYTPTLAQPMPSLGKLLAFRSIHPLYGAFLTELLAGADADERVQAMESTLEMPGPVRKRLRVPLRLLESGALASSMLDTELIQRGLMASPVEEEEEDDDREDWEKRPPTLAEKLRLYFDHRYPDLADVHSHAIWCVGELIAYDGNFNKFVTSVDLTKQEGIVFRHVQRMIMLCGEFERACALDVDAGPSASAWRDELHELAAKLTESCRVVDPTSTDQLIAKMGEPDMIDAEAAKLAGGST; from the coding sequence ATGCCGTTGGAGATTCCGACGAGAGACGAGTTGTACGTGCGGTATGTGGACCAGTTGCCTTACGAACCCTATCCCGTCCAGGACGCCGCGCTGGAGGCCTGGTTCGAGTCCGAGCAGGGGGTCCTCGTCTGCGCCCCGACGGGAACGGGCAAGACCCTGATCGCCGAGGCGGCCCTCTTCGAGGCGCTCCATACGGGCAAGCAGGCCTACTACACGACCCCCTTGATCGCGCTGACCGAGCAGAAATTCCAGGAGATGCAGGACCGGGCCGTCGAGTGGGGGTTCCGCCGCGAGGACGTGGGGATGGTCACCGGGAGCCGCAAGGTCAACCCCGAGGCCCCGGTGCTCGTCGTCGTGGCCGAGATCCTCCTGAATCGGCTGCTCAACCGGTTCGACTTCTCCGACGTGACGGCCTGCGTCATGGACGAGTTCCACAACTTCGCCGAGATCCAGCGAGGGATCGTCTGGGAGCTGTCGCTCGGTATGCTGCCCAGCCATGTCCGGCTGCTCCTGCTCTCGGCGACGGTCGGGAACTCGGCCGAGTTCGTCAACTGGCTGGCGAGGCAGCACAACCGCTCGATCGCGGTCGTGGAGGGCAAGGAACGCCGGGTGCCGCTGACCTACGAATGGGTTCCCGATCTGTTTCTCAACGAGCAGCTCGTCGTGATGGCGGCCGGCGACGAGCAAGGACGTCGGACGCCCGCCCTGGTCTTCTGCTTCGATCGTGAGGAGTGCTGGAGCGTCGCCGAGAACGTCATGGGCAAGGACCTCAACATCTCCGACACGCAGAAGAAGGAGCTGCACGACCGGATCAACGCGCTCGACCTGAGCCAGGGGGCTGGCCCCAAGCTCAAGCGATTGCTCCACCGGGGGGTTGGCGTCCACCACGCGGGGCTCTTGCCGAAGTATCGCCTGGCCGTCGAGGACCTCTTCCAGCGCAAACTGCTCCCGGTCGTCGTCTGCACCGAGACCCTGGCGGCCGGTATCAACCTGCCGGCGCGTTCGGTGGTGCTCTCGTCGCTGGTCAAGGGCCCGTTCGGGGCGAAGAAGCTGATCGGCTCCAGCATCGCCCACCAGATCTTCGGTCGGGCCGGTCGCCCGCAGTTCGACGATCGGGGGTATGTCTACGCCCTGGCCCACCCCGACGACGTCGACATCGAGCGGTGGAGGGTGAAGTACGACGCCATCCCCGAGGACACCCGCGACCCGGGCCTCTTGAAGGCGAAGAAGGCGCTCAAGAAGAAGAAGCCGAGACGCCGAGAGACCGAGCAGTACTGGGTCGAGGGGCACTTCAACCAGCTCCAGGCCGCCCCTCCCGGCAAACTCTCCAGCAAGGGGCCGCTCCCGTGGCGGCTGCTGGCTTATTTGCTCGAGGTCTCGCCGGAGGTCGAGGGCATCCGCGCCGCGGTCCGCAAGCGGCTGATGGACGACCCTCGGATCGCCGCAGGCGAGAAGGCCCTCGACCGGATGCTGCTGGCGCTGCACGACGGCGGGTTCGTGACCCTGAGCCCCGAGCCGCCACCGCCCCCGGAGCCTGGCCAGCCCCCGGCGCCCTACACACCGACCCTGGCCCAACCGATGCCCTCGCTGGGGAAGCTGCTCGCGTTCCGGAGCATCCATCCGCTCTACGGCGCCTTCCTGACCGAACTTCTGGCCGGGGCCGATGCCGACGAACGCGTGCAGGCGATGGAGAGCACCCTGGAGATGCCCGGCCCGGTCCGGAAGCGGCTCCGGGTCCCGCTCCGGCTCCTGGAGTCGGGCGCCCTCGCCAGCTCGATGCTCGACACCGAGCTGATCCAGCGTGGGCTTATGGCCTCGCCGGTCGAGGAAGAGGAGGAGGACGACGACAGGGAGGATTGGGAGAAGCGGCCGCCGACCCTGGCGGAGAAGCTCCGGCTGTACTTCGACCACCGCTACCCCGACCTCGCCGACGTCCACTCGCACGCGATCTGGTGTGTCGGCGAGCTGATTGCGTATGACGGGAACTTCAATAAGTTTGTGACCAGTGTCGACCTGACCAAGCAGGAGGGGATCGTCTTCCGCCACGTCCAGCGGATGATCATGCTCTGCGGCGAGTTCGAGCGGGCATGCGCCCTCGACGTCGACGCCGGCCCCTCCGCCTCCGCCTGGAGGGACGAGTTGCACGAGCTGGCCGCGAAGCTGACCGAGAGCTGCCGGGTCGTCGACCCGACCAGCACCGACCAACTGATCGCGAAGATGGGCGAGCCCGATATGATCGATGCCGAGGCGGCGAAGCTCGCAGGCGGGTCGACCTGA
- a CDS encoding protein kinase domain-containing protein, which translates to MSHLGFTLCHEDDLEPPAGTDFLRSSPHHYEGRSTEPASGSIAPNQCVRRFGDYELIHELARGGMGVVYRARQVSLNRPVALKMILTGQFASEVEVRRFRLEAEAAANLDHPGIVPIFEIGEHDGQHYFSMAFVNGRSLAAEVADGPLPPRRAAELSSQICEAVQHAHDHGVLHRDLKPANVMIDGSGRPKVTDFGLAKRFQRDDSVTNTGLVMGSPSYMPPEQAEGKPVDRTADIYAIGALLYCLLTGRPPFQAASPIDTLRQVSSQEPVPPRQLNSAVPRDLETIVLKALQKDPNRRYESARRLAEDLGNYLEGKSIKARPVSQAERAWRWCRRNPALAISNASAAALTITVAVVASTTALRLNESAGRLTVALERQTDARRRAEAAEAVALEREYEALVAQARASRFSGRAGQRFGTLKAVREANALLTRLGLDRKEVDSRRSELRNLAIAALALADQQETIWPDFPGIKGDKTHFNVSPDGSLRVRSDVNDGTIVVTRTRDDGLVARLPGTGSGRGWLGVSPDNRTLFFQESGSIHLWTIGDPASKVASLSGAAHSTAFSPDGRFLYILDSNAGIIRKIDAGSGDISRTYSVPAKTPSYCNLAIAPSGDRLAFVNGGYQSPESRNVRILDLESGEITTLPFEEGVESIAWGPLGDLLAVGATDTGDIGLWDLSQTPPVRLESPATNVEPNVYPAFNSSGSMLACVGNWATGGLNVYETNTRRLLLRIPGFSLHSIHGRAQGRAAGDTIVSAIPSNGGKLAQYTLVPGSAFQCLRRVATGDDRFIEQVSIHRNNRLVACGMLEGGTVLWDLATRREVGELPTGGNVWFQPDGRALWTSDWTSGKHLWPIREESGALVFGPALRVDSLGSSDNPIRTSADGNIVALTPDFVSGVIVFPREDPDRAFRLAEEIDIRGLSVSPDGRYVLTRPHTSPIVQVWDSATGASVRTIDNDDPAGLAAVWHLWGVPDAADRSSGVGPLHTMTLTKNDSGFTVDHSLAFLGDGPGRIGIREVRSNREVVLLDAPMEETYRSVAVSPDGGYVVATGNDQPGGARMWDLRLVRKELAAMGLDWDLPALPDLPSEPDPNQPLRVEVVAEPIRNLDWEGRWELAVADRKLALDPDDGQAHHERGLALSDLFRFEEADSSFDRSLALRPDEPKTLLARSRARTMIGRVDEAEADERLAVSLLESQLDLRLRLTLGLHERAWKLVAPPGTSEAAVRFGLIQARQALRLESGAGTVSQRTFHTLGLALYRAGDYGEAVDVLTRSLATARGDEVFDLLFRAMAFHRLGDPEAARADFGRAVAWFEGRQRLSSGNELLTFRREAEAVIAEPPGPPPRFPEPLSS; encoded by the coding sequence TTGTCCCACCTGGGATTCACCCTCTGCCACGAGGATGACCTGGAGCCCCCCGCCGGGACTGACTTCCTGCGGAGTTCCCCTCATCATTACGAGGGGCGGTCCACTGAGCCGGCCTCAGGTTCCATCGCCCCCAACCAGTGCGTCCGACGGTTCGGGGACTACGAGCTGATCCACGAGTTGGCCCGGGGCGGCATGGGCGTGGTGTATCGCGCTCGGCAGGTGAGCTTGAACCGGCCGGTCGCCCTGAAGATGATCCTCACCGGGCAGTTCGCCTCCGAGGTCGAGGTCCGTCGCTTCCGCCTTGAGGCGGAGGCCGCCGCCAACCTCGACCACCCCGGCATCGTCCCCATCTTCGAGATCGGCGAGCACGACGGCCAGCACTACTTCAGCATGGCCTTCGTCAACGGCCGCAGCCTCGCAGCCGAGGTCGCCGACGGCCCGCTGCCGCCCCGCCGGGCGGCCGAGCTGTCGAGCCAGATTTGCGAGGCTGTCCAGCACGCCCACGACCACGGCGTTCTCCACCGTGACCTGAAGCCCGCCAACGTGATGATCGACGGCTCAGGCCGTCCCAAGGTCACGGACTTCGGCCTGGCCAAGCGGTTCCAGCGCGACGACAGCGTCACGAACACCGGGCTGGTGATGGGCAGCCCCAGCTACATGCCCCCCGAGCAGGCGGAGGGGAAGCCCGTCGACCGGACCGCCGACATTTACGCGATTGGCGCACTGCTCTACTGCCTGCTGACCGGCCGCCCGCCGTTCCAGGCCGCGTCGCCGATCGACACCCTCCGCCAGGTCAGCTCCCAGGAGCCCGTGCCCCCCCGCCAGCTCAACAGCGCCGTCCCCCGAGACCTGGAGACGATCGTCCTCAAGGCCCTCCAGAAGGACCCGAACCGGCGATACGAATCGGCCCGAAGACTGGCCGAGGACCTGGGGAACTACCTGGAAGGGAAGTCGATCAAGGCCCGGCCGGTCAGCCAGGCCGAGCGGGCCTGGCGCTGGTGCCGTCGCAACCCGGCGTTGGCCATCTCGAACGCGAGCGCCGCGGCGCTGACGATCACCGTCGCCGTCGTGGCCTCGACGACCGCCCTCCGGCTGAACGAGTCGGCGGGCCGGCTCACCGTCGCCCTGGAGCGGCAGACCGACGCCCGCCGCCGGGCCGAGGCGGCCGAGGCCGTCGCCCTGGAGCGCGAATACGAGGCGCTCGTTGCCCAGGCCCGCGCCAGCCGGTTCAGCGGCCGGGCGGGGCAGCGCTTCGGGACCCTGAAGGCGGTCCGAGAGGCCAACGCGCTGCTCACTCGCCTGGGCCTCGATCGCAAGGAGGTCGACTCCCGCCGCTCCGAACTCCGCAATCTGGCCATCGCCGCGCTCGCGCTCGCCGACCAGCAGGAGACGATCTGGCCCGATTTCCCGGGGATCAAGGGAGACAAGACCCACTTCAACGTCAGCCCGGACGGTTCGCTCCGGGTCCGGTCCGACGTGAACGACGGCACGATCGTGGTCACTCGGACCCGGGACGACGGCCTGGTGGCCCGACTTCCAGGGACGGGTTCGGGACGGGGATGGCTTGGCGTCAGCCCCGACAATCGAACCCTGTTCTTCCAGGAATCGGGATCCATTCATCTCTGGACGATCGGAGATCCAGCCTCGAAGGTCGCATCCCTCTCGGGAGCCGCGCACAGCACTGCGTTCAGCCCGGATGGCCGGTTTCTGTACATCCTCGACTCGAATGCCGGGATCATCCGGAAGATCGATGCCGGTTCGGGCGACATCAGCAGGACTTACAGCGTCCCCGCGAAGACGCCGTCCTACTGCAACCTCGCGATCGCGCCGAGCGGGGACCGCCTGGCCTTCGTCAACGGGGGATACCAGTCGCCCGAGTCCCGGAACGTGCGCATTCTCGACCTGGAGTCCGGGGAGATCACGACCTTGCCGTTCGAGGAAGGCGTGGAGTCGATCGCCTGGGGACCGCTCGGCGACCTCCTCGCTGTCGGGGCCACCGACACCGGCGACATCGGCCTCTGGGACCTCTCGCAAACGCCTCCCGTCCGGCTGGAATCGCCGGCGACCAACGTCGAACCCAACGTTTATCCGGCCTTCAACTCCTCGGGGTCGATGCTGGCCTGCGTTGGTAACTGGGCGACGGGCGGCCTGAACGTCTACGAGACGAACACCCGGAGGCTCCTCCTCCGAATCCCCGGGTTCTCGCTGCACAGTATCCACGGTCGGGCCCAGGGACGAGCCGCCGGTGACACCATCGTGTCGGCGATACCGTCGAACGGCGGCAAGCTGGCCCAGTACACCCTTGTGCCCGGATCCGCGTTCCAGTGCCTCCGTCGCGTGGCTACCGGTGACGACCGCTTCATCGAGCAAGTGAGCATCCACCGGAACAACCGGCTGGTCGCCTGCGGGATGCTCGAGGGCGGCACGGTGCTCTGGGACCTGGCGACCCGTCGGGAGGTCGGCGAGCTGCCGACGGGGGGCAACGTTTGGTTCCAGCCCGACGGCCGGGCGCTCTGGACCTCCGACTGGACGTCGGGGAAGCACCTCTGGCCGATCCGCGAGGAGTCCGGGGCCCTCGTGTTCGGCCCCGCCCTGCGCGTCGATTCGTTGGGGAGCTCGGACAACCCGATCCGGACAAGTGCGGACGGGAACATCGTCGCTCTCACCCCCGACTTCGTGTCCGGTGTGATCGTGTTCCCGAGGGAAGATCCCGATCGGGCGTTCCGGCTCGCGGAGGAGATCGACATCAGGGGCCTCAGCGTCAGCCCGGACGGCCGGTACGTCCTCACCCGGCCGCATACCTCGCCGATCGTCCAGGTCTGGGATTCCGCCACCGGGGCCTCAGTGCGGACCATCGACAACGACGATCCGGCGGGGCTCGCGGCCGTCTGGCACCTGTGGGGCGTCCCCGATGCGGCCGATCGATCGAGCGGGGTCGGGCCCTTGCATACCATGACACTCACCAAGAACGACTCGGGGTTCACGGTGGACCATTCTCTCGCCTTCCTGGGCGACGGTCCCGGCCGGATCGGCATCCGAGAGGTGCGTTCGAACCGGGAGGTCGTCCTCCTCGACGCCCCGATGGAGGAGACCTATCGCTCCGTGGCCGTCAGCCCGGACGGCGGGTATGTCGTCGCCACTGGCAACGACCAGCCGGGGGGCGCCCGGATGTGGGATCTGAGGCTGGTTCGAAAGGAACTGGCCGCGATGGGACTGGATTGGGACCTGCCGGCGCTCCCGGATCTTCCCTCCGAGCCGGACCCGAATCAGCCGCTCCGGGTCGAGGTCGTGGCCGAGCCGATCCGGAACCTCGACTGGGAGGGCCGCTGGGAGCTGGCGGTCGCCGACCGCAAGCTCGCCCTCGATCCGGACGACGGACAGGCGCACCACGAGCGCGGGCTCGCGCTCTCGGATCTGTTCCGGTTCGAGGAGGCCGATTCGTCGTTCGATCGCTCGCTGGCCCTCCGCCCCGACGAGCCGAAGACGCTGCTGGCGCGGTCACGCGCACGGACGATGATCGGCCGGGTCGACGAGGCCGAGGCGGACGAGCGACTCGCTGTCTCCTTGCTCGAATCGCAGTTGGATCTGCGGCTTCGCCTGACCCTCGGGCTCCACGAGCGCGCCTGGAAGCTGGTGGCGCCGCCCGGGACCTCCGAGGCCGCGGTGCGATTCGGGCTGATCCAGGCCCGCCAGGCCCTCCGACTGGAGTCGGGCGCGGGGACCGTGAGCCAGAGGACCTTCCACACCCTCGGCCTCGCCCTCTACAGGGCCGGCGATTATGGCGAGGCCGTCGACGTCCTGACCCGGAGCCTGGCGACCGCCCGGGGGGACGAGGTGTTCGACCTCCTCTTCCGGGCGATGGCTTTCCATCGCCTTGGCGACCCCGAGGCCGCCCGGGCCGACTTTGGTCGGGCGGTCGCATGGTTTGAGGGCCGCCAACGCCTCTCAAGCGGCAACGAGTTGCTCACCTTCCGGAGAGAAGCTGAGGCCGTGATCGCCGAACCGCCTGGCCCACCTCCTCGGTTCCCCGAGCCCTTGTCGTCTTGA
- a CDS encoding RNA polymerase sigma factor, translating to MSSNPPETEPRGVAKVTSFETTSWSLVRLAANRSSTEGEEALAKLCRQYWYPVYAFIRRRGFGEDEAADLTQGFFARLLEKDTLRAADPEKGRFRTFLLVSCRNFLANEHDRKMAMKRGGGVLPLSLDLKDAEDRYRAEPSHDLTAERLFERRWALELISRSLQQLEEECKAAGRGPLFDALKPGLSGVDESVPASIVAASLGMTEAAVRKASQRLRQRFGQILRARIADTLHRPEDLEDEIRALFLALAS from the coding sequence ATGTCCTCCAATCCTCCAGAGACGGAACCAAGGGGCGTTGCGAAGGTCACGAGCTTCGAGACCACGTCATGGAGCCTGGTGCGGCTGGCCGCGAATCGGTCGAGCACCGAAGGTGAGGAGGCCCTCGCCAAACTCTGCCGCCAGTACTGGTATCCCGTGTACGCGTTTATCCGGCGCCGGGGCTTCGGCGAGGACGAGGCGGCCGACCTGACGCAAGGCTTCTTCGCGCGGCTCCTGGAGAAAGACACGCTTCGGGCGGCCGACCCGGAGAAGGGTCGGTTCCGAACGTTTCTCCTGGTCTCATGCCGGAACTTTCTGGCAAATGAGCACGACCGCAAGATGGCGATGAAGCGGGGCGGGGGCGTTCTCCCCCTCTCGCTCGACCTCAAGGACGCCGAGGATCGCTACCGTGCCGAGCCGTCACACGACCTGACTGCCGAGCGGCTCTTCGAGCGGCGATGGGCCCTGGAGCTGATCTCCCGGTCGCTCCAGCAACTGGAGGAGGAGTGCAAGGCGGCCGGCCGAGGCCCCCTCTTCGACGCCTTGAAGCCTGGCCTCTCCGGGGTCGACGAGTCGGTGCCCGCGTCGATCGTGGCCGCGTCACTGGGGATGACCGAGGCCGCCGTGAGGAAAGCGTCTCAGCGGCTTCGCCAACGGTTCGGGCAGATCCTTCGGGCCCGGATCGCCGACACCCTGCACCGTCCCGAGGATCTTGAGGACGAGATCCGGGCGCTCTTCCTCGCGCTGGCATCCTGA